In one window of Nicotiana tabacum cultivar K326 chromosome 12, ASM71507v2, whole genome shotgun sequence DNA:
- the LOC107795172 gene encoding transcription factor GTE4, producing the protein MTSDAKGLNFRERLRWGDGTKVYTRKKRRIQKKDNSNNDVSPATTAAAAVEAATAVTVAVSDTNVFHEKSNLYENNIVSQPISQTLEADGHGSCGGAAVSDGGDGGATMEVNREVAPEGSCGGLPNHEEGSRHREDLEVANRLVKPVISRLEDRVRISLTGARSEIEIRDLRRTLERELDHVRSFAKKLEAKEFQLTSRNSGNNGSVVAVPGDAVVSHSYPQYMGSDNLINGRSLVRVHSEVGSVGHIQPRPFRPPRLAVVVNNHAVGEFVEKEKRTPKANPYYKNSEFLLGKDRLPSESNKKLKTNGSGSVSKYGFAFGFGTFDKHRKQLFRSCSDLLQRLMKHKHGWVFNEPVNVEALGLHDYHDIIKHPMDLGTIKNRLSQNWYKSPKEFAEDIRLVFSNAMTYNPKGQDVHVMAEQLSQIFEERWAAIEAKYNPGWRYQMYHDAGLPTPTSRRAHLPHPFVHEPVPYHTLTHSPRARTLERSGSITGAADANKKPFIFSHVGRTPVPKKPKAKDPNKRDMTYEEKQKLSTNLENLPSEKLDAIVQIIKKRSTALNQNNDEIEVDIDSVDAETLWELDRFVTNYKKSLSKNKRKAELALQARARAAQSAPAASSGPMVADALKESRPGEMHTSAPSTNAEGGRPVDNASSSSSSSSSSSDSGSSSSDSDSDSSSTYGSDAGH; encoded by the exons ATGACTTCAGATGCTAAAGGTTTGAATTTTAGAGAGAGGCTTCGTTGGGGCGACggtaccaaagtttatacccgAAAAAAACGTAGGATCCAAAAGAAGGATAATAGTAACAACGACGTTTCTCCGGCGACCACCGCCGCCGCCGCTGTAGAAGCAGCCACAGCCGTAACCGTAGCCGTATCGGACACCAATGTATTCCATGAAAAGAGCAACCTTTACGAAAATAATATTGTTTCGCAGCCAATTTCACAAACCCTAGAGGCAGATGGGCACGGTAGCTGTGGAGGAGCGGCAGTTTCAGATGGAGGAGACGGTGGCGCTACGATGGAGGTTAACCGGGAGGTAGCCCCGGAAGGCAGTTGTGGTGGTCTGCCTAATCATGAAGAAGGATCACGACATAGAGAGGATCTTGAGGTGGCTAATAGGTTGGTTAAACCGGTAATTTCTAGACTTGAAGATAGGGTTAGGATTAGTTTAACTGGGGCAAGGTCGGAAATTGAGATTAGAGATCTTAGAAGGACGCTAGAGAGGGAGCTCGATCATGTTAGGAGTTTTGCGAAGAAACTTGAAGCTAAGGAGTTTCAGCTGACTTCGCgtaacagtggtaacaatggtaGTGTTGTTGCTGTTCCTGGTGATGCCGTTGTCTCCCATAGTTATCCCCAATATATGGGTAGTGACAATTTGATCAACGGTAGGTCTTTAGTGCGAGTGCATTCAGAGGTGGGTTCGGTGGGGCATATTCAACCAAGACCATTCCGTCCACCTCGTCTTGCAGTTGTTGTAAACAACCACGCTGTTGGTGAATTTGTGGAGAAGGAGAAGAGGACCCCGAAGGCTAATCCGTATTACAAGAATTCCGAGTTCCTTCTCGGAAAGGACAGACTACCTTCCGAAAGCAATAAAAAATTGAAGACCAACGGGAGTGGGAGTGTATCAAAGTACGGATTTGCATTTGGGTTTGGAACCTTTGATAAGCATAGAAAACAATTGTTTCGAAGTTGTAGTGACCTGCTTCAGAGGTTAATGAAACATAAGCATGGTTGGGTGTTCAATGAGCCGGTAAATGTAGAGGCTCTTGGGCTTCATGATTATCATGATATAATTAAGCATCCTATGGATTTAGGCACTATTAAGAATAGGCTATCCCAGAATTGGTACAAGTCTCCAAAGGAATTCGCAGAGGATATAAGACTTGTCTTTAGCAATGCCATGACTTATAACCCTAAAGGGCAGGATGTTCATGTAATGGCTGAACAGTTGTCACAGATTTTTGAAGAGAGGTGGGCTGCTATAGAGGCCAAGTATAATCCAGGGTGGAGGTATCAAATGTATCATGATGCAGGCTTGCCCACTCCCACTTCAAGGAGGGCCCATCTTCCTCATCCTTTTGTCCATGAACCTGTGCCTTATCATACACTTACACATTCTCCTCGAGCAAGGACTTTAGAAAGGTCTGGGTCAATTACTGGGGCAGCTGATGCGAATAAGAAGCCCTTCATTTTCTCTCATGTTGGTAGGACACCAGTTCCCAAGAAACCTAAAGCAAAGGATCCCAATAAGAGGGACATGACGTATGAAGAAAAGCAGAAACTTAGTACAAATCTTGAGAATTTACCTTCAGAAAAGCTTGATGCAATTGTTCAGATCATTAAGAAGAGGAGCACAGCACTTAATCAGAATAATGATGAGATTGAAGTAGACATAGACAGTGTTGATGCAGAAACTCTATGGGAGCTGGATAGGTTTGTGACAAATTACAAAAAGAGTCTGAGCAAGAATAAGAGGAAAGCTGAACTTGCTCTTCAAGCCAGAGCAAGAGCTGCTCAAAGTGCTCCCGCTGCA AGTTCCGGCCCAATGGTTGCTGATGCACTAAAAGAAAGCAGACCTG GTGAAATGCATACTAGTGCTCCTTCTACCAATGCAGAAGGTGGGAGACCAGTGGATAATGCAAGCAGTTCCAGCAGCTCAAGCAGTTCTAGCAGTGATTCAGGATCATCCTCCAGTG ATTCAGATAGCGATAGTTCATCTACATATGGATCGGATGCAGGGCATTGA